The Channa argus isolate prfri chromosome 14, Channa argus male v1.0, whole genome shotgun sequence genome includes a window with the following:
- the ankrd12 gene encoding ankyrin repeat domain-containing protein 12 isoform X1 — translation MAKPGSDRDGAMVDKQAGKKSKEKLSPFTKTPKLDRSELLGKEGKAKSSMKRKLSFTTSPPRTEERDSDTDDSDPGQSSETWGERLVPPCRIYADKDGPDKKKVKKETGSKKSQAPNLLFGYPLSERKQMALLMQMTANSPDSTPSHPSQTTPVQKKVPSSASSRQKDKVNKRNERGETPLHMAAIRGDAKQVKELISLGADVNVKDFAGWTPLHEACNLGFYDVAKVLIAAGAEVNTQGLDDDTPLHDASSSGHKDVVKLLLRHGGNAFQANKRGERPVDVADSQELEQLLKGEVPLSDQDDSSSESEDPPSVNPSSVDDNMEDSDTEKDSEGKPATKASSSVPGLDEYEFKDEEEEEDLSKALNDRHILRRELRQREKEDKDRNNVAGKQGGKGDSSSKSKKQKSSHVHCSSDTSSDESISEKRNSPTCSQGSESLKADTRSKKDNAEQKDKGKVKRKSKSQNKNKENQEDGKENSKSLVLSLATVSESTEKVREEDSFKMSFSPKDDSSVHLFHLSSIKSPKLNHSLTDKQTPLKQENTKMCVSISDGSCPMDGVKYNHYTDADYCTEASSTKGCKHKEKSKHQQKDSSVDGDDGRLSPYKDGSIGNSIDSNEGALRKMDVDGKVVKKHKLKHKEKDKHRREYEAEQSRHRQKEARKDSHRNLEFDREFWKENFFKSDETEEPLPTKKEGEDLLQKSSDSSPVKDERNTKDKHSSSKDKRQREEREKDKAVKKGQKEAAGKEEKVKDSKLSERDERLDCHSLGRIPEESLQSNSMKEETEEKPISGITADQEQLEPSEKGSREKTDKRLLGKEKDSEKMEKRHLDKEKKVKTEQTDKAESQNSVDRWKEKERTGTISSHSPGDKNYKENEKLKSSSATKKHEDNRKNKDKIDKRSDREYSVGDHREKDRTNSDKKGKPLEKTTDHSKSDRSKEKDCERKKRDKIKDGALSSNSNLKLLLEEKKSYLSENSRSLSSKSKDECMRTPEKDRDRRERDRDSERHKDKERSKDRSQQAKVSKIKLSEADVDKAKSKATPATRDTKPKEKRLVNDDLMQTSFERMLSLKDQEIEQWHRKHLEKIKQKERERLKQRPLADPGKSRPKDRTKTEQCLSKEIMRSKSSEASDLHSREKPLKDGTSPKTVSLDGKSLSSIGAKVMSAVENCLTRSPRPESERCGLMSRSVSMVSVASSEDSCQATTLTPRHGEYDSDMNLEASDSQPAFLQSSLVIQATRSSSVHIKDCNSLPEVQQSNRTMLSNRHETPYLRAILDEDANSSTEGKAVENIPKSSLPSEELRTRENLGETEKSLSSQAYMNAVVDSVADREGSAPGCSTPQMLNKDLPSKNLALSQSSLSQGSGSQTGSTEQKALPFESPVVKDIQCPETSHAECSNKESDQLSVHAATLSAESSELADMKIFQQREPLLPSAVESLQQHDMGTTEVSDQKDKLEVVDGQEQESVETVSENFRTEWVGSPLPSTSSHIPCSTTGESLPSFRKSNSESKCSEEAMDVNNPDCKKSRPSSDNAGPCIDAQMEKKDSVSSVIAELKAEEMTDMPQISDKNCGADDISAPAESSSSEGSVAAEDLYESKAEATTELMEVTPSDEQPESSSSSAVEEQSQSFVQSAAQSDIGSSGSRSSSPQSGEGESDSLGAKLKVRTAEEEVDMHVPHPRKRKMPKVLTSQPCSTNHQEKERGQQSLAAIVDSLKLEEIEPYQTERANPYYEFLHIRKKIEEKRKVLCSVTPQPPQYYDEYVTFNGSYLLDGNPLSKLCIPTITPPPSLPEQLKEMFKQQEVVRMKLRLQHSIEREKLIVSNEQEVLRVHYRAARTLANQTLPFSACTVLLDAEVYNMPQDVQSDDGKTSVRDRFNARQFMSWLQDVDDKFDKLKTCLLMRQQHEAAALNAVQRLEWQLKLQELDPATYKSTSIFEIPEFYIPLVEVNDDFDLTPI, via the exons AGCAAAGAAAAATTGTCCCCTTTTACTAAAACTCCGAAGCTGGACCGGAGTGAATTGCTGGGGAAGGAAGGGAAAGCCAAGTCTTCCATGAAGCGTAAGCTCTCCTTCACAACTAGTCCACCCCGGACAGAGGAGCGAGACTCTGACACCG ATGACTCAGACCCAGGCCAGTCGAGTGAGACCTGGGGAGAGAGATTAGTGCCTCCCTGCAGGATATACGCAG ATAAAGATGGACCAGACAAGAAGAAGGTGAAAAAGGAGACTGGGAGCAAGAAGTCTCAAGCTCCCAACCTTTTGTTTGGGTATCCTCTGTCAGAGCGCAAACAGATGGCTCTCCTCATGCAGATGACTGCCAACAGTCCAG ACTCCACACCCAGTCACCCCTCTCAAACAACTCCTGTGCAAAAGAAAGTCCCAAGTAGCGCATCATCTCGACAAAAGGACAAGGTCAACAAGAGGAACGAGCGAGGGGAGACGCCCCTTCACATGGCAGCCATCCGGGGGGACGCCAAGCAAGTTAAAGAACTTATTAGCCTTGGAGCTGATGTCAACGTCAAAGACTTTGCAG GTTGGACCCCTCTTCATGAAGCCTGTAATCTTGGTTTCTATGATGTGGCCAAGGTTTTAATAGCAGCAGGTGCAGAAGTGAACACGCAGGGTCTGGATGATGACACTCCACTCCATGATGCTTCCAGCAGCGGACATAAAGAT gtTGTCAAATTGCTCCTACGTCATGGTGGAAATGCTTTCCAGGCCAACAAGCGTGGGGAGCGGCCAGTGGACGTAGCAGACTCCCAGGAGCTGGAGCAGCTATTAAAGGGAGAGGTGCCATTGTCTGATCAAGATGACAGCTCTTCAG AGTCTGAAGATCCACCATCTGTCAATCCATCCAGTGTGGATGACAACATGGAAGACTCTGATACTGAAAAGGACTCAGAAGGCAAACCTGCCACAAAAGCATCATCCTCCGTGCCAGGGCTGGATGAGTACGAGTTtaaggatgaggaggaggaggaggatctTAGTAAAGCCCTGAATGACAGGCACATTCTCCGGAGGGAACTACGGCAGCGGGAGAAGGAAGACAAAGATAGGAATAACGTGGCAGGAAAGCAGGGTGGCAAGGGGGATTCCTCCTCTaagtccaaaaaacaaaagtcttctCATGTTCACTGCAGCTCAGATACCTCAAGCGACGAAAGCATTTCAGAGAAAAGGAACTCACCCACCTGCTCTCAGGGCTCAGAGAGCCTCAAGGCAGATACAAGGTCTAAAAAGGACAATGCTGAGCAAAAGGACAAGGGCAAAGTTAAGAGGAAAAGCAAGAGccagaataaaaacaaggaaaaccaaGAGGATGgtaaagaaaacagcaaatctTTGGTCCTCTCCCTCGCAACTGTGTCGGAGAGCACAGAAAAGGTTCGAGAGGAGGACTCATTCAAGATGTCTTTCAGTCCTAAAGATGACTCTTCTGTCCACCTCTTCCATTTGTCGTCCATCAAGTCTCCTAAACTAAACCACAGCCTGACGGACAAACAAACACCACTGAAGCAGGAAAATACTAagatgtgtgtttccatcagtGACGGCTCCTGTCCGATGGACGGTGTCAAATATAACCACTACACAGATGCTGACTACTGCACTGAAGCCTCCAGCACCAAAGGGTGCAAGCACAAGGAAAAGAGCAAACATCAACAGAAGGACTCGAGTGTAGATGGAGACGATGGTCGTTTGAGCCCTTACAAAGATGGCAGCATAGGAAATAGTATAGACAGCAATGAAGGTGCCTTGCGGAAAATGGACGTAGACGGCAAAGTAGTAAAGAAGCATAAACTTAAACACAAGGAGAAGGACAAACACAGGAGGGAATACGAGGCAGAGCAGAGCCGCCACAGGCAGAAGGAAGCCAGGAAAGACAGCCACAGGAATTTGGAGTTTGACAGAGAGTTCTGGAAAGAGAATTTTTTCAAAAGTGATGAGACAGAAGAACCTTTGCCAACGAAAAAGGAAGGTGAAGACTTGCTTCAGAAGAGCTCTGATTCTTCTCCTGTCAAAGACGAAAGGAACACAAAGGACAAACACTCCAGCAGCAAGgacaagagacagagagaggagcgAGAAAAAGACAAGGCTGTGAAAAAAGGCCAAAAGGAGGCTGCTGGTAAAGAGGAGAAGGTAAAGGATTCAAAGCTAAGCGAGCGTGACGAGAGGCTGGACTGCCACAGCTTGGGGCGGATTCCTGAGGAGTCACTGCAGAGCAACAGCatgaaagaagagacagaagagaagcCCATAAGTGGGATCACAGCTGATCAGGAACAGCTGGAGCCCTCTGAAAAAGGCTCACGCGAGAAAACTGACAAGAGGCTTCTAGGAAAAGAGAAGGATTCagaaaaaatggagaaaaggcatcttgacaaagaaaaaaaggttaaaacagAGCAGACTGACAAAGCTGAATCTCAGAATTCAGTGGATCGTTGGAAGGAAAAGGAGAGAACGGGAACCATTTCCTCCCACTCGCCTGGAGATAAAAACTACAAAGAGAATGAGAAACTAAAATCTTCATCTGCAACAAAAAAGCATGAAGATAACaggaaaaataaagataagATCGACAAACGTTCTGATAGAGAATACAGTGTTGGGGATCATAGAGAAAAGGATCGCACAAACTCTGATAAGAAAGGAAAACCTCTGGAGAAGACCACAGATCATAGTAAATCTGATCGCTCCAAAGAAAAAGACtgtgagaggaagaagagagataaAATTAAAGATGGGGCTCTTTCTTCAAATTCTAATCTGAAATTACTtttagaagagaagaagagctATCTGTCTGAGAACAGCAGGTCTTTATCTTCAAAATCAAAGGACGAATGTATGAGAACACCAGAAAAGGATCGCGACCGGAGAGAACGGGACAGAGACTCAGAGAGACACAAGGATAAAGAGAGAAGCAAAGACCGCTCCCAACAGGCCAAAGTCAGCAAGATCAAACTCAGCGAGGCTGATGTTGACAAGGCCAAGTCAAAGGCCACGCCAGCAACACGGGACACCAAGCCGAAAGAGAAAAGGCTGGTGAATGACGACCTGATGCAGACCAGTTTTGAGCGCATGCTCAGCCTAAAGGACCAAGAGATTGAGCAATGGCATCGAAAACACCTGGAGAAAATCAAGCAAAAAGAGCGGGAAAGACTTAAACAACGTCCACTAGCGGACCCAGGGAAGTCCAGACCTAAAGATCGAACAAAGACTGAGCAGTGTTTGAGCAAGGAGATAATGCGCTCAAAAAGCTCTGAAGCTTCTGATCttcacagcagagaaaaacctTTGAAGGATGGCACAAGCCCTAAAACAGTGTCTCTTGACGGAAAGAGTCTTTCTTCCATCGGCGCAAAGGTTATGTCAGCTGTGGAAAACTGTCTGACCAGATCACCCAGACCAGAGAGCGAACGCTGTGGCCTCATGTCCAGATCTGTGTCCATGGTCTCTGTTGCTAGCTCAGAGGATTCATGTCAGGCTACAACATTAACACCCAGACATGGTGAATATGACTCTGACATGAACCTGGAAGCGTCAGACTCTCAGCCTGCATTCCTCCAGTCTTCCCTTGTCATACAGGCCACTAGATCGTCATCTGTTCACATTAAAGACTGCAACAGTCTTCCTGAAGTTCAGCAGAGTAACCGGACAATGCTGTCCAACCGACATGAGACTCCATACCTCAGGGCTATTCTGGATGAGGATGCAAACTCATCCACTGAGGGTAAAGCTGTTGAAAACATACCAAAATCCAGTCTGCCCAGTGAGGAACTAAGAACAAGAGAAAACTtaggagaaacagaaaagagccTCAGTAGTCAAGCGTACATGAATGCAGTGGTTGATTCAGTCGCAGACAGAGAAGGGAGTGCTCCTGGCTGCTCAACAccacaaatgttaaacaaaGATCTTCCTAGTAAAAACCTGGCTCTTTCACAGTCCAGCCTCTCACAAGGTAGCGGCTCTCAAACTGGCTCAACAGAACAGAAAGCTCTTCCTTTTGAATCTCCTGTTGTGAAGGACATCCAGTGTCCAGAGACTTCACATGCAGAATGCAGTAACAAGGAATCTGATCAACTATCAGTACATGCTGCTACTCTGTCTGCCGAATCATCAGAGCTCGCTGACATGAAAATCTTCCAGCAGAGAGAACCACTCTTACCTTCTGCTGTGGAGAGCCTTCAGCAGCACGACATGGGTACCACAGAGGTTTCTGACCAGAAAGACAAACTTGAGGTCGTCGATGGACAAGAACAAGAAAGCGTAGAGACTGTTTCCGAAAACTTCAGGACAGAGTGGGTGGGAAGTCCTCTGCCATCCACCAGTTCACACATTCCCTGCTCCACTACTGGAGAGTCCTTGCCAAGTTTTAGAAAAAGTAACTCAGAGTCCAAATGTTCTGAAGAGGCTATGGATGTAAATAATCCTGACTGCAAGAAATCAAGACCTTCTAGTGACAATGCAGGCCCGTGTATTGATGCTCAGATGGAGAAAAAGGACAGCGTGTCCTCTGTGATAGCAGAACTTAAGGCTGAAGAGATGACTGACATGCCACAGATCTCAGACAAAAACTGTGGTGCTGATGATATTTCTGCTCCAGCAGAGAGTTCTTCATCTGAGGGAAGTGTGGCTGCTGAGGATCTATATGAATCGAAAGCAGAGGCCACCACAGAGCTGATGGAAGTGACACCTTCTGACGAACAACCAGAGTCATCATCTTCTTCCGCTGTAGAAGAACAGAGTCAAAGCTTTGTCCAGTCTGCAGCTCAGTCAGACATTGGCAGCAGTGGTTCAAGGAGCTCCTCTCCCCAGTCTGGAGAGGGGGAGTCAGATTCTTTAGGCGCTAAGCTCAAAGTTCGCACCGCAGAAGAGGAAGTGGACATGCACGTTCCTCATCCCCGCAAGAGAAAGATGCCCAAAGTGTTGACCTCTCAGCCGTGCTCCACGAATCAccaggagaaggagagaggccAGCAATCTCTGGCTGCAATTGTGGACTCTTTAAAGCTGGAGGAGATTGAACCCTATCAGACGGAGAGGGCCAACCCTTACTACGAGTTCCTGCATATCCGAAAGAAGATCGAGGAGAAGCGCAAAGTGTTGTGCAGCGTCACCCCCCAACCACCACAGTATTATGACGAATATGTGACCTTCAACGGATCCTACCTCTTAGATGGGAACCCACTCAGCAAGCTCTGTATACCAACA ATAACACCACCTCCATCGTTACCCGAGCAGCTGAAGGAGATGTTCAAACAGCAAGAGGTTGTTCGCATGAAACTACGACTACAACACAGCATTGAAAGA GAAAAACTGATCGTATCAAATGAGCAGGAAGTCTTAAGAGTCCATTATCGGGCAGCAAGAACACTAGCCAATCAGACTCTGCCTTTCAGTGCCTGCACAGTTTTATTGGATGCTGAAGTTTACAACATGCCTCAAGATGTCCAG AGTGATGATGGTAAAACATCAGTAAGAGACAGATTCAACGCCCGGCAGTTTATGTCCTGGTTACAAGATGTAGATGACAAATTTGATAAACTAAAG ACGTGTCTTCTGATGAGGCAGCAGCATGAAGCGGCGGCCCTGAACGCTGTGCAGCGTCTAGAGTGGCAGCTTAAACTGCAGGAGCTGGACCCGGCCACCTACAAGTCCACCAGCATTTTCGAGATTCCTGAGTTTTACATCCCGCTCGTCGAGGTCAACGACGACTTTGACCTTACCCCGATATGA